Part of the Leptospira yasudae genome is shown below.
GTTAACGGTTATCGTTTCGGAGTTCGGTTCCTTTTGCCGGTCGACGAATACCACAAGACGATCCGTTCCTCCAAATACAGCGAACTCTTTCTTCTTCTGACCTTTATCACGTATTTCTTTATCGAAGTGTATAAGAAGGTGAGGCTTCACTTTATCCAATACTTGCTTTTGGGATTTGCGGTATTGCTGTTCTATATTATGCTTTTATCATTAACGGAACACATTCCGTTCAACGTTTCCTACTGGATCGCAAGTTCTTTGATTCTCGCGTTGGTGACTTTGTATTCCCGCGCTTTTTTCAAGGGCGAAGCGGTCTTTCTTGTCGCGGGCGGAACGATCTTCGCGTTTTATCTATTCTTCTTTACCTTGCTTCAGCTCGAAGACTTCGCGTTGCTTGTGGGAACGTTCGGCTTGTTTATCCTTCTCGCGATCGCTATGTATTTTACGCGGAGAATTCAGGAATTGGAATCGAACAAGGATTCTCAATCGTAGAATTTTAATCCGTCCGATCGGGTTCCTTTTTCGGAAAATGAATTGTAGAATGATTCGGATCGTTCACTCTGACCCACCATGAACGATCTGAATCGGAAACAATTTATCAAATCCTTCTTTTATTTGGTTTTAAGCGGGTTTGCTTTGGACCTGCTTTCGAAAGATAAGAAGGAAAAATCGAAGCCCTCTTTGACGAATGAGAGTTCGAGCGTAAAAAACGCGCATCCCGATTCCAATTTTAAGAGCGTCTATCTCGATTCTAAGTTGAGAAATGAATTCTTTCTCTTTCTTCAAAACGTTTATCATCTTTATCCCGAAGCGGACTTTCACAAGCTTATATTCGAACTTTCCCAATCGAAACAAAACGATAGGGAAATTTACGAAGCGATTCTAAAGGAAATTCCTCAGATCAAACCTTTTGCAGGGATTATAACATACGCGCTTCCCGCTCTCAAAAAACAAAAGTTGGAAATCTCGAAAGAAGTGGGCGATTTGTTAGGCGAAGGCAGTCGATTCAACGGGTATTTGGAAATCGGAACCACGGGAAGATACGTTTCCAATCTCCAAAAGAAGATGCACATAGAGGGCGCCGTCTTCGTGTTAAACGATCTCGAACCGAAATACAGTCTGGAAGATTTGGTCGAGCGCGGACAAATTGCAAAGGTGGGGAAATTCGTTTCTCTCGGGGATTATGATCCGATTCCCGAAGCGGCGATTGCGCCGGAAAGTTTGGATTTGGTCACGAACTTCATCGGCTTTCACCATTCTCCCGCAAAACGGCTCGACGGTTTTATCAAATCGATCGCAAAGGTTTTGAAACCCGGAGGAAAGCTCGTTCTTCGCGATCACGATGTGAACTCGAAAGAGATGCGTTCCATCGTCGCTTTGGCCCACGATGTGTATAACGCAGGCCTGGAAATTTCTTGGGACGAAACTTCTCGTCAGATACGGAACTTTACTTCCGTTTCCGAGATCGAACAGCGAGTCGGCGAGTTCGGTTTAAAACCCTTGGGCAAATATATTCTTCAAAAAGGCGATCCCACTAAAAACACTCTGATGGCATTCGTAAAATCCGCATGAAAAAACTCATTCTTCTTCTTTTCGTCTTTGCCAGTTCCCTTTTCGCCGATCCGGCGATCGTAAACGACGTCACCCAGATCAATCCGATTCCGGTCGCAAGAGTCGTCGCACCGAAAACGTTAGACGAAATACAGAACTTGGTAAAGAATCATAACGGCCCGATTTCGATCGGAGGCGGAAGGTTTTCCATGGGCGGTCAGATCGCAACGGAGAACGCGTTGTTCATCGACACGAGGGAGTTCGATAAAATTCTTTCGTTTGACGCAAAGACAAAGATGATCACGGTGGAACCCGGAATTACCTGGAGAAAACTCCAGGAATTCATCGATCCTTTCGGTCTTTCCGTTCAGATCAAACAGACGTATTCCAACTTTACGATCGGAGGCTCTCTCAGCGTTAACGCGCACGGAAGATATATCGGTTACGGTCCGATGATCCTTTCGGTTCGTTCCATCAAAGTCGTGTTAGCCGATGGAAAACTCGTGAACGCGAGCCCTAAGGAAAATCCGGAAATCTTCTTTGCCGCGGTCGGCGGTTACGGCGGAATCGGCGTCATTGCAGAGGTGACTCTTGCGTTGACGGACAACAAAAAGGTAAAACGTTCCGTAAAAAAACTGCCGATCACGGAATACAAAAAATTCTTTTTTGAAAACGTTCGTAATAACGCAAAAGCGCAGTTTCACAACGGGGATATCTATCCTCCCGCTTATGAAAACGTAAACGCGGTTACTTGGGAAGAAACGGAAGAACCCGTGACGGTGGAAGACAAGATCGTTCCCGTGAAGGAAAGTTATTGGCTTGAGAATCTCATCTACTTCTGGTTAACCGAACTTCCTTACGGAAAAGAATTGAGGGAGTCCGTTTTGGATCCGCTTTATTACCGCAAGGATCGAGTCGTCTGGAGAAATTACGAAGCCAGTTACGACGTTCAGGAATTGGAACCGCCGACTCGAAGAATCAGCACGTATGTTTTACAGGAATACTTCGTTCCGGTCGAGAAGTTCGACGAATTTTATCCGTTGATGCGTTCGATCCTGCAAAAGCACGACGTCAACGTGATGAACATTTCGATCCGTCACGCAAAAGCGGATTCTGGTTCTTATTTGGCTTGGGGAAGAACGGAGGTTTTTTCCTTCGTGATTTATTACAAACAACGAGTTTACGAAAGCGCCAGAAAAGAAGTCGGTGTTTGGACGAGAGAGTTGATCGATGCGGTAACGAGCGTGGGCGGCGCTTATTATCTTCCTTATCAGCTTCATGCGACGGTTTCGCAGTTTCACAAGGCGTATCCGAATGCGGACCGCTTCTTAGCATTAAAAAGAAAACTGGATCCGAGCTACAAGTTCCGAAACAAGCTCTGGGACAAATATTATTTTCATAAGGAAGAAGACAAAAAGATCCGGCTCGAATTGGATTCCCTCAAGAATTATTCGCGCAACGAGGATCAGACCTTTTTGACGCTGCCGGAATGGTATATCGTTTTCAGTTCGGACGAATATGTAAATTTCCTAAAGCATTCTCCTCCGAGCGCGTTTCCGTATTGGGGAAGCGTCGCGCAGTTTTGGAGGATTTACGGAAGGGTGATCGTAAAAACTTGGAATTCGTACGAGTTCAATTGGGGTTATCATCTGATGATCAACGTGATCGGAATCAGTTATTCGGGAGAATTGATTCTAAAATCCCTCTATGAGAACACGATCGGAAGAATCACGGAATGGATCGCAGGAACTTCGGGGCTTACGCCGGAAACGAACGTCGAATCTTACATGCAAAAAGTTGCAAGAGAATACACAGATTTCGTTCGTCTTCGTCCTTGGTATGAATATCCGTTTTATTCCAAGTTCAAGGAATTTTGGACGATTCGGGACGGGGAGGGAACGAGCGTTATCCGTAGATGGGAACGGAGAATGTTTTTTTCGGCCGAACTTCTTGCTAAAGCGACATACGGAAAATTGATTGCGATGGGAACGGAATCCGTTTACGAACCGGAAACGTTCGAAGTGACGGCCTGGGTCAAGGAAAACGGCCGCAGTGCGATCCGCAAAATTCCGAGATACGAGGCGTTTACGCAGACCGTCCCGCAGCTCGTAAAGAAAAACGTTTCCTTCACGGAAATCGCGGGGAATAAACAAATTCTTTTGACCTTGATCGTTCCCGTTGATGCGAATCTACGCGATCAAGAAACGATACTCTACGAATGGAAGATTTTGACCGAGCCGAATTTAAAACGAACCGCGGTCATCGTTCCGATTTCAAGACTTCATGAAATTCTAATAAAGGCGGAATCGAACGGATATAAGCTCGACCATATCTTCGATTATTGAGTTTTATTGATGCGTTTTAAAAGGCATAGAAAAATGCGCTTTATGGATCGGAAGCCTCAAGCTTTCGCCTGCGAATCAGCGCGCAACGCTCAGCCGGCTTTTGATTGTTTCGCTCTCTATAGATCGCTCGATATATTTCTAGATTTTATGCGGGTTCGTTTAAATCCGTCTTGCTGATTTCACTCGAATTGAAATTCTTCACAACATGAGATATATACTTCAATTCTTTTGTTTTCTTGCGTTTGTATCCTGCGCCGTAACTTCGCGTCCGTCAACGATCGTAACCAAGGGGAAACCGGTTTCCGTAAATAATTTCGTTCCAACTCCGAAAGGTCCGATCGTATTTCAAAAAATAACGGCCGCCGATTGGGTCGTGGACCGTGGAGGTCTGATCAATCTGAAAGATCCGAAGGCGAAAGCGGCCGGATTAAAATCCGAGGAAGAACCGATTCAGATTTATTTTTACGTGATCGATCATCCTAAGTTCGGCAGATACGTGATCGATACAGGTCTTTCTCAGGTTTTTAGAAAGGATCCGAAAGAATGGCCCGTTTCCTGGATCGTAGCTTCGGTGATGAATACGTCCGCTCTGAAGGTAAAACTTACCGTCGACGAATGGCTCAAGAAAGAACCGAAAAAAGTGGAAGGAATTTTCCTAACTCATTTACACCTCGATCACATCATGGGGACGAGCGATTTCTCCTCCGATGTTCCTATTTACGTAGGGCCGAACGAAGCCACGAATAAGAAGTTCATCAATTCTCTGGTGCAAGGGAGCACAGACGGTCTGTTAGGCGAGAAGGTTTCCTTTTCGGAATTGGACTTTGCGGAGGCGGCAAAGAATTCTTCCTATCCTGCGATCGACTTTTTCGGAGATCAATCCTTGATCATCATTCACGTGGAAGGTCATACGAAAGGAAGTCTTGCGTTTCTGATTCAGAGTTCTTCCGGTTCCCATCTTATTCTCGGCGATTCCTGTCATACGAGCTGGGGTTGGGAGAACGGCGTAAGCCCGGGCGATTTTACGGAGGATCAGGAAAAGAATCAGTCGAGCCTGAATTTCCTAAAGGAATTCGCCTCTAAAATTACCGGTATTCGCGTCCATCCGGGTCATCAGAGTTTACCCGAAAAATAAGTTTTAGAAATTTAGAATGTACGAAATTATTCCTACGGAGAATATAAATGAAAGAAATTGACCGTTCCAAACCGGTTCTTGTCACCGGAGGCGCCGGGTATATCGCGTCCTGGGTGATTCGATATCTGCTCGAAGACGGAGTTTCCGTGCGCGCAACCGTTCGGAATAAATCGGATTCCGCGAAGATATCGCATCTTCTGAAACTCGCGGAACGTTTTCCGGGTAAACTGGAATTTTACGAAGCGGATCTTTTGAAGGAAGGATCCTTTTTGAATGCGATGACGGACAAGGGAGGAGTGGAATTGATCATTCATACCGCTTCTCCGTTTTTTATAGACGGGATCAAAAACCCGCAGAAGGAACTTGTTGAACCGGCAGTATTAGGAACTAAGAATATTCTGGAATCTGCAAATGCAAGCCCTTCGGTGAAACGAATCGTTCTGACATCCAGCGTTGCGGCCGTGATGGGAGATAATATCGACGCCTCATCCCTTCCCAATCGAAGACTTTCGGAAGAACACTGGAATACGACGAGCAATCTCGGTCACCAACCGTATCCGTATTCCAAAACGCTCGCGGAAAAAGAGGCGTGGAAGATCGCCGATGCACAATCGCGATGGGATCTGATCACGATCAATCCTTCGTTCGTGATGGGACCTTCCGTTTCGGACAGAGCGGACGGAACGAGCGTGAACTTTATGCTTTCTATGATTAACGGTAAATTCGCTCCGGGCGTTCCCGATATGATGATCGGATTTGTGGATGTTCGCGACGTAGCTCGCGCTCATATCCTTGCGGGATTCACTCCTTCCGCAAAAGGCCGTCATATCGTTTCGAATACGACTTTGAAGTTTTTGGACGTTGCAAAGGTGATTCGGGAAAAATATGGAAAGCGATTTCCGACCCCGAAAAGTTCCCTGCCTAAGTTTGTGACCTATTTGATCGGGCCGTTTTTCGGATTATCCTGGTCGTATATTTCGCGTAACGTGGGAATCCCTTTTGAGCTCGATCATTCGTATAGCAAAAAAGATTTAGGTCTGACGTATCGTCCTATTTCGGAAACGTTCGTGGAGCATATCGAGCAGATCGTTTCTTCTAAGATGCTTTCGAAAAAAGGCGCTTAAAAATTTCCAACGAGGAAAATTCCGTTTTGGGTTGAAAATGAAACCCAAAACGGAGATCGGGGCGATCGATTTTCCGTTTTTCGTTTTTTTGAATTGGGCTTCTTGAGCGGAAAATATAAGAAAATTAGAATATTAGCAAGCGTCTCCACCCGACAAAAACATCGTTTGCAGCTGATTGTTCTTGATCCTTGCAAACTCGTTTATGTAGCCGTCGTAACCGTTGTGATGGAGAATCAAAACCGGAGTTCCGTTTTCATCCAAGTCGAGAGCGTCGTTTAGGTGATATTGGCCCCCATAAACGGCCTGATCCTTACTCAAAACATCGAATTTTTCGAAGATCCTCTTTCCTACTTCCCCGTTGTTTAGCTCGTAAATCGCCGCGTAATAAGCTTTTTCTTCCGGTTCGACCCGAAGTGCGTAACGAATATAAATATATTCTTTTTCCGGAGCTTTGATAGAATTGAAATCCCCCCGTTTTACGAACTTCAATTCCGCCGCTTTCGGATATTTTTTCTTGAAGATTGCCGCCGCGGAGGAATCGAGTAATGCGCCGATTTTTTCAGAGGGCTCGTAACGATCCGATCGTACTTTGTCGCCGATCTTGGAACCGAACATCGCATAAACGGAATTTTCATACGTATTCAGTTTTTTGAATGCAGCTAAGTTCCCGCGAACGACTCGGATTTCCTGACAACCGGTGGTTTCTTTTTTTTCGGGCGAGAATTCTCCCGCTATGCTTGCACGTTCGTATGCGTTCGCCTTTTCTTTTTCCTGTATCGCTTTCTTCTCCAAATAGTACGCTTCCGCGGAGAAGTCGCTCGCGGAAAACCATTGATTTTTAATGCGAATCGCTAACGATCGAAACCAAGATCCTTCCGTGCTTGTATAAACGGAACCGAAGAGCTTTGCACTGGAAAGATCTTCCGGAGATTTTTTACTTAAAAACTCGGATGAGGCATATCCTTTTGCTCCCGACTTTGTAGAGATCTCCTGCCATTCTTCATATTGGGAATCTTCTTTGACGAAAACGACTTCTCCTTTTTCCAGTTGAAACAACACTTTTCCGTCTTTCGGTTTTTCCCTTACGTTCAATTTTCCTTCCGAAGTCAAAACGTATCTCTGAAATTTTTTATCCTGAGCGTGGTTGGATTCTGCAAGAACGGCGATCCACAAAAGAGATATGATCGCGAAAAGTTTCGTTAAGGATTGGATGGAGATTTTTTTCATGTGCTACTTCTTCGGATTGGGGTTGGTGAGAGGGAATTGTTTACGATTTCTCTTTCCTTTCAATAAAAATTCAGAAAATAAAATTTTAGTATTTTATGGTAATCTTATAGTAGTGTTAAAATGAAAAACCCAAGCTTGATTAGCTTGGGTTTTCGAAACTTAAGTCTAAACTAACTTCTTAGTTCGTCAGCTGAAACGTAGATCCAGATGCGCTGTTGGAAGT
Proteins encoded:
- a CDS encoding class I SAM-dependent methyltransferase, which encodes MNDLNRKQFIKSFFYLVLSGFALDLLSKDKKEKSKPSLTNESSSVKNAHPDSNFKSVYLDSKLRNEFFLFLQNVYHLYPEADFHKLIFELSQSKQNDREIYEAILKEIPQIKPFAGIITYALPALKKQKLEISKEVGDLLGEGSRFNGYLEIGTTGRYVSNLQKKMHIEGAVFVLNDLEPKYSLEDLVERGQIAKVGKFVSLGDYDPIPEAAIAPESLDLVTNFIGFHHSPAKRLDGFIKSIAKVLKPGGKLVLRDHDVNSKEMRSIVALAHDVYNAGLEISWDETSRQIRNFTSVSEIEQRVGEFGLKPLGKYILQKGDPTKNTLMAFVKSA
- a CDS encoding FAD-binding protein translates to MKKLILLLFVFASSLFADPAIVNDVTQINPIPVARVVAPKTLDEIQNLVKNHNGPISIGGGRFSMGGQIATENALFIDTREFDKILSFDAKTKMITVEPGITWRKLQEFIDPFGLSVQIKQTYSNFTIGGSLSVNAHGRYIGYGPMILSVRSIKVVLADGKLVNASPKENPEIFFAAVGGYGGIGVIAEVTLALTDNKKVKRSVKKLPITEYKKFFFENVRNNAKAQFHNGDIYPPAYENVNAVTWEETEEPVTVEDKIVPVKESYWLENLIYFWLTELPYGKELRESVLDPLYYRKDRVVWRNYEASYDVQELEPPTRRISTYVLQEYFVPVEKFDEFYPLMRSILQKHDVNVMNISIRHAKADSGSYLAWGRTEVFSFVIYYKQRVYESARKEVGVWTRELIDAVTSVGGAYYLPYQLHATVSQFHKAYPNADRFLALKRKLDPSYKFRNKLWDKYYFHKEEDKKIRLELDSLKNYSRNEDQTFLTLPEWYIVFSSDEYVNFLKHSPPSAFPYWGSVAQFWRIYGRVIVKTWNSYEFNWGYHLMINVIGISYSGELILKSLYENTIGRITEWIAGTSGLTPETNVESYMQKVAREYTDFVRLRPWYEYPFYSKFKEFWTIRDGEGTSVIRRWERRMFFSAELLAKATYGKLIAMGTESVYEPETFEVTAWVKENGRSAIRKIPRYEAFTQTVPQLVKKNVSFTEIAGNKQILLTLIVPVDANLRDQETILYEWKILTEPNLKRTAVIVPISRLHEILIKAESNGYKLDHIFDY
- a CDS encoding MBL fold metallo-hydrolase produces the protein MRYILQFFCFLAFVSCAVTSRPSTIVTKGKPVSVNNFVPTPKGPIVFQKITAADWVVDRGGLINLKDPKAKAAGLKSEEEPIQIYFYVIDHPKFGRYVIDTGLSQVFRKDPKEWPVSWIVASVMNTSALKVKLTVDEWLKKEPKKVEGIFLTHLHLDHIMGTSDFSSDVPIYVGPNEATNKKFINSLVQGSTDGLLGEKVSFSELDFAEAAKNSSYPAIDFFGDQSLIIIHVEGHTKGSLAFLIQSSSGSHLILGDSCHTSWGWENGVSPGDFTEDQEKNQSSLNFLKEFASKITGIRVHPGHQSLPEK
- a CDS encoding SDR family oxidoreductase, which encodes MKEIDRSKPVLVTGGAGYIASWVIRYLLEDGVSVRATVRNKSDSAKISHLLKLAERFPGKLEFYEADLLKEGSFLNAMTDKGGVELIIHTASPFFIDGIKNPQKELVEPAVLGTKNILESANASPSVKRIVLTSSVAAVMGDNIDASSLPNRRLSEEHWNTTSNLGHQPYPYSKTLAEKEAWKIADAQSRWDLITINPSFVMGPSVSDRADGTSVNFMLSMINGKFAPGVPDMMIGFVDVRDVARAHILAGFTPSAKGRHIVSNTTLKFLDVAKVIREKYGKRFPTPKSSLPKFVTYLIGPFFGLSWSYISRNVGIPFELDHSYSKKDLGLTYRPISETFVEHIEQIVSSKMLSKKGA
- a CDS encoding SH3 domain-containing protein yields the protein MKKISIQSLTKLFAIISLLWIAVLAESNHAQDKKFQRYVLTSEGKLNVREKPKDGKVLFQLEKGEVVFVKEDSQYEEWQEISTKSGAKGYASSEFLSKKSPEDLSSAKLFGSVYTSTEGSWFRSLAIRIKNQWFSASDFSAEAYYLEKKAIQEKEKANAYERASIAGEFSPEKKETTGCQEIRVVRGNLAAFKKLNTYENSVYAMFGSKIGDKVRSDRYEPSEKIGALLDSSAAAIFKKKYPKAAELKFVKRGDFNSIKAPEKEYIYIRYALRVEPEEKAYYAAIYELNNGEVGKRIFEKFDVLSKDQAVYGGQYHLNDALDLDENGTPVLILHHNGYDGYINEFARIKNNQLQTMFLSGGDAC